The following nucleotide sequence is from Sporichthyaceae bacterium.
GCTGCCGTTCGGGGAAGGGGCGGGAGGTGACCGAATTCGGATTCTTCCTCTCCAGCGAGGAACTCGCCCCCCGCACGCTGATCGACACGGCCCACGCCGCCGAACGCGCCGGCTTCGACCGCATCTGGGTCAGTGACCACTTCCATCCCTGGACCCAGGCTCAGGGGCAGAGCGGGTTCGTCTGGTCCGTGCTCGGTGGCATCGCCGCGACCACGCAGCTGCGCATGACCACCGCCGTGACCTGTCCGACCTTCCGCATCCACCCTGCCGTGCTGGCCCAGGCCACCGCGACGCTCGCCTCGATCGCGCCGGGCCGGTTCAGGTTCGGGGTCGGCTCGGGGGAGGCCCTCAACGAGCACATCCTCGGCGACGCGTGGCCGCCGGTCAGCGAGCGGCTGGCTCGCCTGGAGGAGGCGATCGGCCTGATCCGGGACCTGTGGACCGGAGAGGTCGTCACCCACGACGGGGAGTTCTACACGGTGCACAACGCGCGGATCTTCAGCACCCCGCAGGCCCCGCCGCCCGTGC
It contains:
- a CDS encoding TIGR03557 family F420-dependent LLM class oxidoreductase; the encoded protein is MTEFGFFLSSEELAPRTLIDTAHAAERAGFDRIWVSDHFHPWTQAQGQSGFVWSVLGGIAATTQLRMTTAVTCPTFRIHPAVLAQATATLASIAPGRFRFGVGSGEALNEHILGDAWPPVSERLARLEEAIGLIRDLWTGEVVTHDGEFYTVHNARIFSTPQAPPPVLVSGFGAEAVELAARVGDGWVTVSPDADGMKTYQGAGGNGLTQGGLKICWAQSEDEAARTAHRLWGFEGAGGQLAQDVPMWHGFEAIGEMTTPEEIRKKIPCGPDAEQVADAIREYVQIGFDEVYISQMGPDQQGALQFLTDRVLPLLR